A single genomic interval of Bacteroidales bacterium harbors:
- a CDS encoding 2-oxoacid:acceptor oxidoreductase subunit alpha has protein sequence MSKNINVEELEKVVIRFSGDSGDGMQLSGTLFSDTSALMGNDIATFPDYPAEIRAPQGTVGGVSGFQVHFGHSKINTPGDYADVLVAMNPAALKAHSKWVKQGGTIICDIDSFDEKNIKKAGYTDDPFKDTKLENFNIIKASISSLTKETVKDIGLDNKSALRSKNMFALGMVYWIFGRQLDYTEKFFESKFKKVPLIIEGNKKVLKAGYHYAETLQYLTPYVIKPADIERGKYRNINGNVATGWGLLAAAEKSGLKLFCGSYPITPATEILQTIAERKDLGAKVFQAEDEIAGICTAIGASFAGALAVTSTSGPGLALKTEASGLAVIIELPIVIVNVQRGGPSTGLPTKTEQSDLFQALYGRNGESPMVVIAASTPSNCFDYAFMAAKIALEHMTPVILLTDGFLANGTQPWKIPKMSDYPNIITKLIKEKKGEYLPYKRNKDLVRSWAVPGTKELEHRVGSLEKMAETGAVSYVPENHQYMTEIRDKKVKNIANYIPNLEIIGEDNADLLVIGWGGTYGHLISSVSDIQKDGKSISLAHFNYINPLPKNTREVFSKFKKIVICELNLGQFANYLRINFQEFEYLQYNKVQGLPFTVIELKEKFNQILEGK, from the coding sequence ATGAGTAAAAATATAAATGTCGAAGAACTCGAAAAGGTTGTTATTCGTTTTTCGGGAGATTCCGGTGATGGTATGCAATTATCGGGAACTTTGTTTTCAGATACTTCGGCTTTAATGGGAAATGATATTGCAACTTTTCCTGATTACCCTGCTGAAATTCGTGCACCCCAGGGAACTGTCGGTGGTGTATCGGGTTTTCAGGTACATTTTGGACATTCAAAAATCAATACTCCGGGTGATTATGCCGATGTTTTAGTTGCAATGAACCCTGCTGCATTAAAAGCTCATTCAAAATGGGTAAAACAAGGAGGTACAATAATTTGTGATATTGATAGTTTTGATGAAAAAAATATTAAAAAAGCAGGTTATACCGATGACCCATTCAAAGACACTAAACTTGAAAATTTTAATATTATAAAAGCAAGCATATCAAGTTTAACTAAAGAAACTGTTAAAGACATTGGTTTAGATAACAAAAGTGCTTTGCGGTCAAAAAATATGTTTGCTCTTGGTATGGTATATTGGATATTTGGAAGACAACTTGATTATACAGAAAAGTTTTTTGAAAGTAAATTCAAAAAAGTTCCTTTGATTATTGAAGGAAATAAAAAAGTATTAAAGGCAGGCTATCATTATGCAGAAACATTACAATATTTAACTCCGTATGTTATTAAACCAGCAGATATCGAGCGAGGTAAATATAGAAATATAAACGGAAATGTTGCTACTGGCTGGGGATTATTAGCTGCTGCTGAAAAATCCGGATTAAAGTTGTTTTGTGGTTCATATCCAATAACTCCTGCAACAGAAATATTGCAAACAATTGCTGAAAGAAAAGATCTGGGAGCAAAAGTATTCCAGGCAGAAGATGAAATTGCCGGTATATGTACAGCAATTGGTGCAAGTTTTGCTGGTGCTCTTGCAGTTACATCTACTTCAGGACCAGGATTGGCACTTAAAACAGAAGCTTCAGGATTAGCAGTTATTATTGAATTACCTATAGTTATTGTTAATGTTCAACGAGGGGGACCCTCAACAGGATTACCAACCAAAACTGAACAATCCGATTTATTTCAGGCATTATATGGGCGTAATGGGGAAAGCCCAATGGTTGTTATTGCAGCCAGTACTCCTTCAAATTGTTTTGATTATGCATTTATGGCTGCAAAAATTGCATTAGAACATATGACTCCTGTTATTTTACTTACTGATGGTTTCCTTGCTAATGGAACACAACCATGGAAAATACCAAAAATGTCAGATTATCCAAATATCATTACAAAACTAATTAAAGAAAAAAAAGGAGAATATTTACCATATAAAAGAAATAAAGATCTTGTTAGGTCATGGGCAGTTCCCGGAACAAAAGAATTAGAACACAGAGTTGGAAGTCTTGAGAAAATGGCTGAGACAGGTGCTGTGTCATATGTTCCTGAAAATCACCAATATATGACTGAAATTAGAGATAAAAAGGTAAAAAATATTGCTAATTATATTCCAAACTTAGAAATAATTGGAGAAGATAATGCAGACTTACTGGTAATTGGTTGGGGTGGAACATACGGGCATTTAATTTCATCTGTTAGCGATATACAAAAAGACGGTAAAAGTATAAGTCTTGCCCACTTTAACTATATTAATCCATTACCTAAAAATACGAGGGAAGTTTTTAGTAAATTTAAGAAAATTGTTATATGTGAGCTAAATCTTGGACAATTTGCAAATTACCTGAGGATAAATTTTCAGGAATTTGAATATTTACAATATAATAAAGTACAAGGACTTCCTTTTACAGTTATTGAATTAAAAGAAAAATTTAATCAAATTTTGGAGGGTAAATAA
- a CDS encoding 2-oxoacid:ferredoxin oxidoreductase subunit beta has product MAENEIEQKLSYKDFKSDQEVKWCPGCGDHAILNSIQKAMAELCYKHENMVVISGIGCSSRFPYYMNTYGFHGIHGRAAAIASGVKVVNPKLSVWQITGDGDSLAIGGNHFIHAIRRNIDINIMLFNNEIYGLTKGQYSPTSKKGTVTKTSPHGTIEAPFHPGELVIGSQGKFFARTIDTNIQLSKEIFVEASKHEGTSVVEILQNCVIYNDKTHAAITDKEHKENRQLILRHGEPMIFGKNKDKGLILDYLKLKVVKIGENGITKNDILIHKSNENNPGIHTMLVNMRYPNYPVALGVIRNVSAPTYEFSVEAQINKVQSNTSIKNMDDLLNSGNTWEVK; this is encoded by the coding sequence ATGGCTGAAAATGAAATAGAACAAAAATTATCTTATAAAGATTTTAAAAGCGACCAGGAAGTTAAATGGTGCCCGGGATGTGGAGATCATGCAATTTTAAATTCCATACAAAAAGCTATGGCAGAATTATGTTATAAACATGAAAATATGGTAGTTATTTCCGGTATTGGTTGTTCATCAAGATTTCCATATTATATGAACACATACGGTTTTCATGGAATTCATGGTAGAGCAGCCGCTATTGCTTCCGGTGTTAAAGTGGTTAATCCTAAATTAAGTGTGTGGCAAATTACCGGTGATGGCGACTCGCTTGCTATTGGTGGAAATCATTTTATTCATGCAATAAGGAGAAATATTGACATTAATATTATGTTGTTTAACAACGAAATATATGGTTTAACAAAAGGACAGTATTCTCCTACTTCAAAAAAAGGAACAGTAACCAAAACTTCTCCGCATGGTACTATTGAAGCGCCATTTCATCCAGGCGAATTAGTTATTGGTTCACAGGGAAAATTCTTCGCAAGAACCATTGATACAAATATTCAATTATCAAAAGAAATTTTTGTTGAAGCTTCAAAACATGAAGGAACTTCAGTTGTTGAAATATTACAGAACTGTGTAATTTATAATGACAAAACCCATGCAGCTATTACTGATAAAGAACACAAGGAAAATCGTCAGTTAATTCTTCGTCATGGAGAACCTATGATATTTGGAAAAAATAAAGACAAAGGACTAATACTTGATTACTTAAAACTAAAAGTTGTGAAAATCGGCGAAAACGGTATAACAAAAAATGATATATTAATACATAAATCTAACGAAAACAACCCTGGTATTCATACAATGCTGGTTAATATGAGATATCCGAATTATCCTGTTGCACTTGGAGTTATCAGGAATGTTTCAGCTCCTACTTATGAATTTAGTGTGGAAGCTCAAATTAACAAAGTTCAAAGTAACACTTCCATTAAAAATATGGATGATCTTTTAAATAGCGGAAATACATGGGAAGTTAAATAA